The Primulina eburnea isolate SZY01 chromosome 6, ASM2296580v1, whole genome shotgun sequence genome contains a region encoding:
- the LOC140833320 gene encoding probable glutathione S-transferase, which translates to MAEVKVFGVWGSPFSRRVEMALKLKGVEYEYVEEDLTNKSAQLLQYNPVHKKIPVLLHNGKPIAESLVILEYIDETWKNGPSILPKNPYDRAMARFWARFIDEKCFPAVWKACWGAGEEQVKAKEEAPELLKFLDKELEGKKFFGGDSIGLVDIAANFVAYWSVIITELVGLELITNDKFPNLCTWMEEYVNSSFVKEHLPDREKLAGIFRALFLQTK; encoded by the exons ATGGCGGAAGTGAAGGTATTTGGCGTTTGGGGAAGCCCATTTAGCCGCAGAGTCGAGATGGCGCTGAAACTGAAAGGAGTTGAATACGAATACGTAGAAGAAGATCTAACCAATAAGTCCGCACAGCTTCTTCAGTACAATCCAGTACACAAAAAGATTCCCGTGCTGCTGCACAATGGTAAGCCAATCGCGGAGTCGTTGGTGATTCTTGAATATATTGATGAAACTTGGAAAAATGGACCATCCATCTTGCCCAAAAATCCTTATGACAGAGCCATGGCCCGTTTCTGGGCTAGATTTATTGATGAAAAG TGCTTTCCAGCAGTGTGGAAGGCTTGTTGGGGTGCAGGGGAGGAGCAAGTGAAAGCCAAGGAAGAAGCACCAGAACTGCTAAAATTTCTTGACAAGGAGCTAGAAGGGAAGAAATTCTTCGGCGGAGATAGCATCGGGCTGGTCGATATTGCTGCCAATTTCGTCGCTTATTGGTCTGTGATTATCACTGAATTGGTGGGACTCGAACTCATAACAAACGACAAGTTCCCGAATCTGTGTACATGGATGGAGGAGTACGTCAACTCGAGTTTTGTGAAGGAACACCTGCCTGATCGGGAGAAACTGGCCGGGATTTTCAGGGCTCTATTCCTTCAGACCAAATGA